The Spirosoma radiotolerans genome has a window encoding:
- a CDS encoding glycoside hydrolase family 95 protein, with the protein MAHHDQKIATMLGDTLTVLGGGSPSTTTDEGVNLVEQWIGIVRSTPNTEWVAEPLRKLRDALNANDVNEVERLMRDLSGVLIDFANDGETGNYKEDLQNLSTSLKDFARGLAK; encoded by the coding sequence ATGGCTCATCACGATCAGAAAATCGCCACGATGCTGGGCGATACATTAACCGTATTGGGTGGTGGTTCGCCCTCAACCACCACTGATGAAGGCGTTAACCTGGTTGAGCAGTGGATCGGGATTGTTCGCTCTACGCCCAATACCGAATGGGTTGCCGAGCCTCTCCGAAAGCTTCGGGATGCCCTCAATGCCAACGATGTAAACGAGGTCGAACGGCTCATGCGCGATCTTTCCGGGGTACTTATCGACTTCGCTAACGATGGCGAAACGGGTAACTATAAAGAGGATTTGCAGAATCTATCCACTTCCCTGAAGGATTTTGCCCGAGGGCTGGCCAAGTAA
- a CDS encoding YraN family protein has product MAQHNETGKQGELEATRYLREKGYEIVAQNFRHQHAEIDIIAQKEKLLIFAEVKTRTNLSYGNPEEFVSYTKAKLVMKAAEQYIFANGWMHDIRFDIIAVTVAGTDLRVKHIEDAFS; this is encoded by the coding sequence ATGGCGCAACACAACGAAACTGGTAAGCAGGGCGAACTCGAAGCGACCCGTTACCTGCGGGAAAAAGGCTACGAAATTGTCGCCCAAAACTTCCGTCATCAACACGCTGAAATTGACATCATCGCCCAAAAAGAGAAACTATTGATTTTTGCCGAGGTCAAAACTCGCACCAATCTGAGTTATGGCAACCCGGAGGAGTTTGTGTCCTACACGAAGGCCAAACTGGTTATGAAAGCCGCCGAACAATATATCTTCGCTAATGGCTGGATGCACGATATCCGGTTCGATATTATCGCAGTAACCGTAGCCGGCACTGACTTGCGGGTGAAACACATTGAGGATGCCTTTTCGTAG
- the lipB gene encoding lipoyl(octanoyl) transferase LipB has translation MNSRINKQVDVRKLGLIAYRQAWDEQERLFATIVNQKLLNRTQPADEQQPTANYLLFCEHPPVYTLGTSGHPENLLINEDRLTNELGATFFKIRRGGDITYHGPGQLVGYPILDLDNFFTDIHRYMRLLEESIILTLADYGLQAGRIEGAGADRLTGVWLDVDGPNPRKICAMGVKASRWVTMHGFALNVNTDLSYFSHIVPCGITDKAVTSLAVELGREVPLDEVANNVQRHLFELFDMELVENNEERH, from the coding sequence ATGAATAGTCGCATTAATAAACAAGTTGACGTTCGTAAGTTAGGATTGATCGCGTATCGGCAAGCCTGGGATGAACAGGAACGCCTGTTTGCCACCATTGTCAATCAAAAATTACTGAACCGTACCCAGCCTGCCGATGAGCAGCAGCCCACGGCCAACTACCTGCTGTTCTGTGAACACCCGCCCGTGTATACCCTCGGCACCAGCGGACACCCGGAAAACCTGCTGATCAATGAAGACCGGCTGACCAACGAGCTCGGCGCAACGTTTTTCAAAATTCGGCGTGGGGGCGACATTACCTACCACGGCCCCGGCCAGTTAGTAGGCTACCCCATTCTGGATCTGGACAACTTCTTTACCGATATTCATCGCTACATGCGGTTGCTGGAAGAGAGCATTATTCTGACCCTGGCCGACTATGGGTTGCAGGCGGGCCGGATAGAAGGCGCGGGAGCCGACAGGTTAACGGGCGTTTGGCTTGATGTTGATGGCCCGAATCCACGGAAAATTTGTGCCATGGGCGTTAAAGCAAGCCGTTGGGTAACGATGCACGGATTTGCCCTGAACGTTAATACAGATTTGAGTTATTTTTCTCATATTGTCCCCTGTGGCATAACCGATAAGGCCGTTACCTCACTGGCCGTAGAGCTGGGCCGTGAAGTACCTTTGGATGAAGTCGCAAACAATGTTCAACGGCACTTGTTCGAGTTGTTTGACATGGAATTAGTTGAGAATAATGAAGAAAGACATTAA
- a CDS encoding 3'-5' exonuclease: MPQPVSWKRRLKNFLFIDLKTVAGEPSLLSVEPRLQRQWEEKSRFFKSDDELSAAGWYDRRASYFAEFGKIICISVGGLFFDDDDKPHLKVKLLSNDDEQTLLNEFLVIVNRYPPGELTLCAHNGKEFDFPYLCRRLMVNGLPLPPALQISGKKPWEIPHRDTLEFWQFGDKRHFVPLDLLAAVLNVPTRPLEWTGDRTSEVYYREHDWPRIEQYARDSIVMLVQVYLHLVGAPLVADEHIVLSD, translated from the coding sequence ATGCCTCAACCCGTTTCCTGGAAGCGTCGCCTTAAAAACTTCCTCTTTATCGACCTTAAAACAGTGGCGGGGGAGCCGTCACTTCTGTCTGTAGAGCCACGTCTGCAACGACAGTGGGAAGAAAAAAGTCGGTTTTTCAAGAGTGACGATGAGCTATCGGCGGCTGGCTGGTATGATCGGCGGGCATCTTATTTTGCCGAATTTGGCAAGATTATCTGCATCAGCGTGGGTGGGTTGTTTTTCGATGACGACGACAAGCCCCACCTGAAAGTGAAATTGTTGAGCAATGACGATGAACAAACTCTGCTAAACGAGTTTCTAGTCATTGTCAACCGGTACCCACCCGGCGAACTGACGCTCTGTGCACATAATGGCAAGGAATTTGACTTTCCTTATTTATGCCGACGGCTGATGGTCAATGGATTGCCGTTACCACCTGCTTTACAGATATCAGGTAAGAAACCCTGGGAAATACCGCACCGGGACACGCTTGAGTTCTGGCAGTTTGGCGATAAGCGGCATTTCGTTCCGCTCGATCTGCTGGCCGCCGTGCTGAATGTGCCCACCCGACCGCTCGAATGGACCGGCGACCGAACCAGCGAAGTATATTACCGCGAACACGACTGGCCACGCATTGAGCAATATGCCCGCGATTCGATAGTGATGCTGGTTCAGGTTTACCTTCACCTGGTGGGTGCCCCGCTCGTGGCCGACGAGCATATTGTACTGAGTGATTAA